In Polyodon spathula isolate WHYD16114869_AA chromosome 53, ASM1765450v1, whole genome shotgun sequence, one DNA window encodes the following:
- the LOC121307130 gene encoding zinc finger protein OZF-like, with the protein MSDDCCQIAVGSLYFVIGIFLVPQFCGRQVGAELEPVHIKEESIDLFKDSENISQPEISYQCTECEKRFSWLGNLKRHQRIHTGQKPYPCSECGKSFRQLGDLNKHKRIHTGEKPYHCSDCGKSFRQSGYLKKHQRIHTGEKPYHCSDCGKSFSQLGNLKTHQRIHTGEKPYHCSDCGKSFRQLGDLKKHQQIHTGEKPYHCSDCGKSFSQLGDLKKHQRIHTGEKPYHCSDCGKSFRQSEYLKKHQRIHTGEKPYHCSDCGKSFRQLGDLNKHQQIHTGEKPYHCSDCGKSFRRLGDLKKHQQIHTGEKQYHCNDCGKSFCRSEYLKKHQRIHTGEKPYHCSDCGKSFRQLGDLNKHQQIHTGEKPYHCSDCGKSFCRLGDLNKHQQIHTVGKPYHCSDCGKSFRRSEYLKNHQRIHTREKPYHLSKNQ; encoded by the coding sequence ctgaactggagcctgtccacattaaagaagaatcTATTGACTTGTTTAAGGATTCAGAAAACATATCCCAGCCAGAGATATCATATCAATGTACTGAATGTGAGAAGAGGTTCAGTTGGTTAGGAAACCtcaaaagacaccagcgaattcacactggacagAAGCCATATCCCTGTtctgaatgtgggaagagcttccGTCAGTTAGGAGACCTAAATAAACAcaagcgaattcacactggagagaagccgtatcattgttctgactgtgggaagagcttccgtCAGTCAGGAtacctaaaaaaacaccagcgaattcacactggagagaagccatatcactgttctgactgtgggaagagcttcagtcagttaggaaacctaaaaacacaccagcgaattcacactggagagaagccatatcactgttctgactgtgggaagagcttccgtCAGTTAGGAgacctaaaaaaacaccagcaaattcacactggagagaagccgtatcactgttctgactgtgggaagagcttcagtcagttaggagacctaaaaaaacaccagcgaattcacactggagagaagccgtatcactgttctgactgtgggaagagcttccgtCAGTCAGAAtacctaaaaaaacaccagcgaattcacactggagagaagccatatcactgttctgactgcGGGAAGAGCTTCCGTCAGTTAGGAGACCTGAAcaaacaccagcaaattcacactggagagaagccgtatcactgttctgactgtgggaagagcttccgtCGGTTAGGAgacctaaaaaaacaccagcaaattcacactggagagaagcagTATCACTGTaatgactgtgggaagagcttctgTCGGTCAGAAtacctaaaaaaacaccagcgaattcacactggagagaagccgtatcactgttctgactgtgggaagagcttccgtCAGTTAGGAGACCTAAAtaaacaccagcaaattcacactggagagaagccatatcactgttctgactgtgggaagagcttctgTCGGTTAGGAGACCTAAAtaaacaccagcaaattcacactgtagggaagccgtatcactgttctgactgtggtaAGAGCTTCCGTCGGTCAGAATACCTAAAAaatcaccagcgaattcacactagAGAGAAGCCTTATCACCTAAGTAAAAACCAgtga